A portion of the Gemmatimonas sp. genome contains these proteins:
- the lexA gene encoding transcriptional repressor LexA: MPLTKRQREILSFLSEYNEVNGYAPSFEEIASRFNYNSLATVHEHLTNLERKGYIKRSYNESRAIEILPSEIYQRSVELPLLGTVAAGAPLEAMHTGETMAVPDGFLRKNGSHYVLRVKGDSMIEEHIRDGDYVVINDKQAADNGEMVIALLDGSGATVKRYYRERDGRIRLQPANETMQPLFVHEDDVRIQGIVVGVLRRY, encoded by the coding sequence ATGCCGCTCACCAAGCGACAGCGGGAAATTCTGTCGTTCCTGTCGGAGTACAACGAAGTCAACGGGTATGCACCGAGCTTCGAGGAAATCGCCTCGCGCTTCAACTATAACTCGCTGGCTACGGTGCACGAGCACCTCACCAATCTCGAGCGCAAGGGATACATCAAGCGGTCGTACAACGAAAGCCGCGCGATCGAGATTCTGCCCTCGGAGATCTACCAGCGCTCGGTCGAACTCCCGCTGCTGGGCACGGTGGCTGCCGGTGCACCGCTCGAAGCGATGCACACCGGCGAGACCATGGCGGTGCCCGATGGGTTCCTGCGCAAGAACGGGAGCCACTACGTGCTGCGGGTGAAGGGCGACTCCATGATCGAGGAGCACATCCGCGACGGCGACTACGTGGTCATCAACGACAAGCAGGCTGCGGACAACGGGGAGATGGTCATTGCCCTGCTCGACGGCTCGGGCGCCACGGTCAAGCGGTATTATCGTGAGCGCGACGGACGCATTCGTCTACAGCCGGCGAACGAAACCATGCAGCCGCTTTTCGTCCACGAGGACGACGTGCGCATACAGGGCATTGTGGTGGGAGTGCTGCGGCGCTACTGA
- the trpD gene encoding anthranilate phosphoribosyltransferase yields the protein MSADALLAAIRRLAQHASLDAEALRAAFRVIMRGEGTSAQVAALLMALRVKGETAAEVAGVVQALRDAMLVLPASQPDDLVDTCGTGGGALTTFNISTAAALVAAGMGVRVAKHGNRSFTSRSGSADVLEALGVAVDISPAAMADTLQEAGIVFMFAPLMHPALRHVGPVRRELAVPTVMNIVGPLANPARAGRQVVGVAERARLPLLADTLCALGSVRALVVHGEPGLDEISPLGVTSVQEVAGGRVHSWEIDPAAHEVRAVDASELAGGDPADNARVIEQVLQGNGTPGAHAAVLLNAAAALYVSREDLAYADAVAHTRDALRSGVGFTALERLRAASQAAAARSRHAAQ from the coding sequence ATGTCGGCTGACGCCCTACTCGCCGCGATCCGTCGTCTGGCCCAGCATGCGTCGCTCGACGCGGAGGCACTGCGCGCGGCCTTCCGCGTCATCATGCGCGGCGAAGGCACATCCGCGCAGGTCGCCGCCTTGCTCATGGCGCTGCGCGTGAAGGGAGAAACGGCCGCGGAAGTGGCCGGGGTCGTGCAGGCGTTGCGTGACGCCATGCTGGTGCTGCCCGCTTCGCAGCCGGACGATCTGGTAGACACCTGCGGAACCGGCGGTGGCGCCCTCACCACATTCAACATATCCACGGCGGCGGCGTTGGTGGCCGCGGGCATGGGGGTGCGGGTGGCGAAACACGGCAATCGGTCGTTCACTTCACGCAGCGGAAGCGCCGATGTGCTCGAGGCGCTTGGGGTGGCGGTGGACATCTCGCCGGCGGCCATGGCCGACACCCTGCAGGAAGCGGGGATCGTGTTCATGTTCGCGCCGCTCATGCATCCGGCGCTGCGCCATGTGGGACCGGTTCGGCGGGAGCTGGCCGTACCCACGGTCATGAACATCGTGGGCCCGCTGGCCAATCCGGCCCGCGCCGGACGGCAGGTGGTGGGCGTGGCGGAACGCGCGCGCCTCCCGCTCCTGGCGGACACGCTGTGCGCTCTGGGCTCGGTGCGGGCCCTCGTGGTTCACGGGGAGCCGGGCCTCGATGAAATCTCACCGCTCGGCGTGACGTCGGTGCAGGAGGTTGCCGGTGGCCGCGTGCACTCGTGGGAGATCGATCCCGCGGCCCATGAGGTACGTGCGGTAGACGCGTCGGAGCTCGCGGGCGGCGATCCCGCCGACAACGCGCGCGTGATAGAACAGGTGTTGCAGGGAAACGGGACCCCAGGGGCGCACGCCGCCGTGCTGCTGAATGCCGCGGCCGCGCTCTATGTGAGCCGAGAGGACCTCGCCTATGCGGACGCCGTGGCCCACACGCGCGACGCCCTGCGCTCCGGCGTGGGCTTCACGGCTCTGGAGCGGCTTCGCGCCGCCTCGCAGGCCGCAGCCGCCCGATCGCGTCACGCCGCGCAATAG
- a CDS encoding GAF domain-containing protein, which produces MPPRTLASLAHALSAAPDLDQALIALGETIAELDRGASLALIQYDARRDMLRDRLTPVGAQVVRSSMETTFDHLPEPVRTRVLAGGPFIDVTDRSADYARLCGFSAMLEGGVLAVRGMRMDGMLGAVLALYEPRKIFGTRTTERLAPAMALFDLAYARLAERDAREEAVRTLEDVTQRVHGEYVRKLGALEAELREVRNTPREIPALDRAEMIAVQAEAARALEEARRATRRAVLSDQQLAAAVSQLEQAHIELHRRSEALRQRTRTLYLVDRALTLDAETTDARTLVDALLALVGDDMQAQRCSLMLRSPDPDYLYLAAARGIAPSVSEGMRIRIGEGVAGRVAAAREPLLVQDVREAAQHPLLRDQYFTTGSFICFPLLYHGELVGVLNLTNRAQRGIYTDEDVERVRLLGLVISLIASRNGLAERLLNTLHVG; this is translated from the coding sequence ATGCCTCCACGCACCCTCGCCTCCCTCGCGCACGCCCTGTCGGCGGCCCCCGATCTCGATCAGGCGCTGATCGCCTTGGGGGAGACGATTGCCGAACTTGACCGGGGCGCGTCGCTGGCGCTGATCCAGTACGATGCGCGCCGCGACATGCTGCGCGACCGGCTCACTCCGGTCGGCGCGCAGGTGGTACGGAGCAGCATGGAAACCACCTTCGACCATCTGCCCGAGCCCGTGCGGACCCGCGTACTGGCCGGCGGGCCGTTCATCGATGTCACCGACCGGTCGGCCGATTACGCCCGCCTGTGCGGTTTTTCGGCGATGCTCGAAGGCGGAGTTCTTGCCGTGCGCGGCATGCGCATGGACGGGATGCTCGGCGCTGTGCTCGCACTGTACGAGCCCCGCAAGATTTTCGGCACGCGCACCACCGAACGCCTCGCCCCCGCCATGGCGCTCTTCGACCTGGCGTATGCCCGCCTGGCGGAACGGGATGCGCGGGAAGAGGCCGTACGGACGCTTGAGGACGTGACCCAGCGCGTCCACGGCGAGTATGTCCGCAAGCTGGGGGCGCTCGAAGCGGAACTGCGCGAGGTCCGCAACACGCCGCGCGAAATTCCCGCCCTGGATCGGGCGGAGATGATCGCCGTGCAGGCCGAAGCGGCGCGAGCCCTGGAAGAGGCGCGCCGAGCCACCAGACGCGCGGTGCTCTCGGATCAGCAGCTCGCAGCCGCCGTGTCGCAGCTGGAGCAGGCGCACATCGAACTGCACCGACGCAGCGAAGCACTCCGCCAGCGGACGCGGACGCTGTACCTCGTTGATCGCGCTCTGACGCTGGACGCCGAAACCACGGACGCCCGAACGCTGGTCGACGCGCTCCTCGCGCTCGTGGGCGACGATATGCAGGCGCAGCGCTGCTCGCTCATGCTGCGATCGCCGGACCCCGATTATCTGTACCTCGCTGCGGCTCGTGGGATCGCGCCGTCCGTGTCCGAGGGCATGCGAATTCGTATTGGTGAGGGCGTGGCGGGGCGCGTCGCCGCGGCACGCGAGCCGTTGCTGGTGCAGGACGTGCGCGAGGCGGCTCAGCACCCGCTTCTGCGAGACCAGTACTTCACCACGGGCAGCTTCATCTGCTTCCCCCTGCTGTATCATGGCGAGCTGGTCGGTGTGCTTAACCTCACCAACCGTGCCCAGCGCGGGATCTATACCGATGAAGATGTCGAGCGCGTGCGCCTGCTCGGCCTGGTCATCTCCCTCATCGCCTCGCGCAACGGCCTCGCAGAGCGCCTGCTGAACACGCTGCATGTCGGCTGA